One Faecalicatena sp. Marseille-Q4148 DNA window includes the following coding sequences:
- a CDS encoding cell division protein FtsW, which produces MPRSDKKKTYDTTLLVIVFLLAGIGLLILYSTSAYNGRVKFHDSFYYLKKQAFATLLGFGMMFLTAKIDYHIWRPLALPGYLLAIALSTAVLFVGEEINGSKRWLSLGPLSFQPSEYAKVALILYLACIVVQNVKKIDRIGTLIRIMLLVLPIVGLVGSNNLSTAIIILGIAVILIFIASPKYGQFIWMGAAGAGFLGIFLALESYRLERIAIWRHPELYEKGYQTLQGLYAIGSGGLFGVGLGKSIQKLGFVPEAQNDMIFSIICEELGLVGASTIIILFLILIWRFFVIATKAKDLFGALIASGAMAHMMIQVILNIAVVTNSIPNTGITLPFISYGGTSVMFLLIEMGLVLSVSATIT; this is translated from the coding sequence TTGCCGCGTTCCGATAAAAAGAAAACATACGATACAACACTGCTTGTAATTGTATTTCTGCTGGCGGGGATAGGACTTTTAATCCTTTACAGCACAAGTGCATATAACGGGCGTGTGAAATTCCATGATTCTTTTTACTATTTGAAAAAACAGGCTTTTGCCACACTACTTGGATTTGGGATGATGTTTCTTACCGCGAAGATTGATTATCATATATGGCGGCCGCTGGCGCTGCCGGGATATCTGCTTGCGATTGCGTTGTCTACAGCCGTATTATTTGTGGGAGAAGAGATTAATGGGTCCAAAAGATGGTTATCTTTGGGCCCGTTGTCATTTCAGCCGTCTGAATATGCAAAGGTAGCGCTGATTCTCTATCTGGCCTGTATCGTTGTACAGAATGTAAAAAAGATTGACCGGATCGGGACGTTGATCCGGATTATGCTTCTGGTGCTTCCAATCGTAGGACTTGTAGGCTCTAATAACTTGAGTACGGCAATTATTATTCTTGGGATTGCGGTTATTTTGATTTTCATCGCAAGTCCGAAATACGGACAGTTTATATGGATGGGGGCAGCCGGAGCAGGATTTCTTGGGATTTTTCTTGCGCTGGAGAGCTATCGTCTGGAACGGATTGCAATCTGGAGGCATCCTGAACTTTATGAAAAAGGGTATCAGACATTGCAAGGGCTTTATGCCATTGGCTCCGGAGGGCTGTTCGGCGTGGGACTTGGGAAAAGTATTCAGAAACTCGGATTTGTACCGGAAGCGCAAAATGATATGATTTTTTCTATTATCTGTGAAGAACTTGGTCTTGTCGGGGCGAGTACGATCATTATTTTGTTTCTTATATTAATCTGGCGTTTCTTCGTAATTGCGACAAAGGCAAAGGATCTCTTTGGGGCGCTGATTGCATCAGGAGCTATGGCGCATATGATGATTCAGGTCATTTTAAATATTGCGGTCGTTACCAATAGTATTCCAAATACCGGGATCACACTTCCGTTTATTAGTTATGGAGGAACTTCTGTCATGTTTCTTCTGATTGAGATGGGGCTTGTATTGAGTGTTTCAGCCACAATCACATAG
- the sigE gene encoding RNA polymerase sporulation sigma factor SigE, translating into MVIKVAVPHQFKFKVIPNLRTLLFQKEQEVHYIGGSEVLPAPLEAEKENEAIRNLGSEYDEEAKKLLIEHNLRLVVYIAKKFDNTGVGVEDLISIGTIGLIKAINTFNPCKNIKLATYASRCIENEILMYLRRNSKTKMEVSIDEPLNVDWDGNELLLSDILGTEEDTIYKDMETEAERKVLIRAIGKLSDRERTIVMMRFGLNEPDGKEKTQKEVADLLGISQSYISRLEKKIMQRLRREIVRYE; encoded by the coding sequence ATGGTCATTAAAGTTGCCGTACCACACCAGTTTAAATTTAAAGTGATTCCAAATCTTCGGACACTGCTGTTTCAGAAAGAACAGGAAGTACATTATATCGGCGGTTCGGAGGTGCTTCCGGCGCCGCTGGAGGCAGAAAAAGAAAATGAAGCAATCAGGAATCTTGGATCGGAATACGATGAAGAGGCAAAAAAGCTTCTGATTGAACATAATCTTCGGTTAGTTGTTTATATTGCAAAAAAATTTGACAATACGGGAGTAGGAGTGGAAGATCTGATTTCGATTGGAACCATTGGGCTGATCAAAGCAATCAATACATTTAATCCTTGTAAAAATATTAAATTGGCTACATATGCTTCCCGCTGTATTGAAAATGAGATTCTTATGTATCTGCGCAGAAACAGTAAGACGAAAATGGAAGTCTCGATAGATGAGCCGCTTAATGTGGACTGGGACGGAAATGAACTGCTGCTGTCGGATATTTTAGGTACAGAGGAAGATACGATCTACAAGGATATGGAGACAGAAGCAGAGCGGAAAGTGCTGATCCGGGCGATTGGAAAGCTGTCTGACCGTGAGCGTACGATTGTGATGATGAGATTTGGGCTGAATGAACCGGATGGGAAAGAAAAGACACAGAAAGAAGTTGCAGATCTTCTTGGAATCTCTCAGTCTTATATATCCAGACTGGAGAAAAAAATCATGCAGCGGCTTCGAAGAGAAATTGTCAGATATGAATAA
- a CDS encoding sigma-E processing peptidase SpoIIGA, with translation MYYELYIDVLFLVNFMMDYLLLLAVSRILTCTATHVSIFAGAFMGAISTCAVICIPGHHFLMKFILFHIVINTIMIRAGLKIKERKKFLQAYLLLYICAFFLGGAMQFLGSHVKTAGLFVLIAAISYEVMQGAFWMLAQLRSIQNYRCKVTVYLNGISHTVEALIDTGNQLCDPITKVPVHVLGAETMPKEWKRQKVQGIRMIPFHSVGKSEGMIPAIFAEKMVVESGKESICIEKPLIGICQEKAVFQGSCQMILNPDIF, from the coding sequence ATGTATTATGAATTGTATATAGATGTCTTGTTTCTCGTAAATTTTATGATGGATTATCTGCTTTTACTGGCAGTAAGCAGAATCCTCACATGTACTGCCACACATGTGTCAATCTTTGCGGGAGCATTTATGGGAGCAATCTCTACCTGTGCGGTTATCTGCATACCGGGGCATCATTTTCTGATGAAATTCATTTTGTTCCATATTGTCATAAATACTATTATGATTCGAGCAGGACTTAAAATCAAGGAAAGAAAAAAGTTTCTTCAAGCGTATTTACTCCTTTACATATGCGCTTTTTTTCTGGGAGGTGCGATGCAGTTTCTCGGGAGTCATGTGAAAACAGCGGGGCTTTTTGTGCTGATTGCTGCAATCAGTTATGAAGTGATGCAGGGAGCTTTCTGGATGCTGGCACAATTGCGGAGTATTCAGAATTACAGATGCAAAGTGACGGTGTATTTGAATGGAATTTCCCATACCGTAGAAGCGCTGATTGATACTGGAAATCAGCTCTGTGATCCGATTACAAAAGTACCGGTTCATGTACTGGGTGCAGAGACGATGCCAAAGGAGTGGAAGAGACAGAAGGTGCAGGGAATTCGCATGATTCCATTTCATTCTGTTGGAAAGAGTGAAGGAATGATTCCGGCGATTTTTGCAGAAAAGATGGTTGTAGAATCGGGAAAAGAGAGTATCTGTATTGAGAAACCTTTAATCGGAATCTGCCAGGAAAAAGCGGTTTTTCAGGGGAGCTGCCAGATGATTTTAAATCCTGATATATTTTAG
- the ftsZ gene encoding cell division protein FtsZ, which yields MLEIKTNESEAAARIIVVGVGGGGNNAVNRMIDEQIVGVEFIAINTDKQALQLCKAPTLMQIGDKLTKGLGAGAKPEIGEKAAEESAEEIQAALKGADMVFVTCGMGGGTGTGATPVVAKIAKDMGALTVGVVTKPFHFESKTRMNNALSGIEKLKENVDTLIVIPNDKLLEIVDRRTTMPEALKKADEVLQQGIQGITDLINVPSLINLDFADVQTVMTDKGIAHIGIGYGKGDEKALDAVKEAVASPLLETTIAGASHVIINISGDISLMDASDAAEYVQDLAGEEANIIFGAMYDDSKTDEAIITVIATGLHTTGGAAAKLKSRLEGQRQASVFGGQQAPHQGTQRGLDYSMAPGQYATPHYTPGQYSQRTSDQAPSFNQPKAPQGSRVKEQSIKIPDFFKR from the coding sequence TTGTTAGAAATTAAGACAAATGAATCAGAAGCAGCAGCAAGAATTATAGTGGTTGGTGTCGGTGGAGGCGGAAATAACGCAGTCAACCGAATGATAGATGAACAGATCGTTGGTGTTGAATTTATCGCGATCAACACAGATAAACAGGCACTTCAGTTATGTAAGGCTCCGACATTAATGCAGATTGGAGACAAGCTTACAAAAGGACTTGGTGCAGGAGCAAAACCGGAGATCGGTGAGAAAGCAGCAGAAGAAAGTGCAGAAGAAATCCAGGCAGCATTAAAAGGTGCAGACATGGTATTCGTTACATGTGGTATGGGCGGCGGAACAGGAACAGGTGCAACTCCTGTTGTTGCAAAGATCGCAAAAGACATGGGTGCTTTGACTGTAGGTGTTGTTACAAAACCATTCCACTTTGAGTCTAAGACTCGTATGAACAATGCGTTATCAGGAATTGAGAAATTAAAAGAAAATGTAGATACATTAATCGTCATCCCGAATGACAAGCTTCTTGAGATCGTTGACAGAAGAACAACAATGCCGGAAGCTTTAAAGAAAGCGGATGAGGTACTTCAGCAGGGTATTCAGGGAATCACAGACCTGATCAATGTACCGTCTCTGATCAACCTTGACTTTGCCGATGTTCAGACAGTTATGACAGACAAAGGTATTGCTCATATCGGTATCGGTTATGGTAAGGGTGATGAGAAAGCATTGGATGCAGTAAAAGAGGCTGTAGCAAGTCCATTGCTTGAGACAACAATTGCAGGTGCTTCTCATGTTATCATCAATATTTCCGGAGATATTTCTCTTATGGATGCAAGTGATGCAGCAGAATATGTTCAGGATCTTGCAGGAGAAGAGGCAAATATCATCTTTGGTGCGATGTATGATGATTCTAAGACAGATGAAGCAATCATTACAGTTATCGCTACAGGTCTTCATACAACCGGAGGCGCAGCAGCAAAATTGAAATCAAGACTGGAAGGACAGCGTCAGGCATCCGTATTTGGCGGACAGCAGGCTCCTCACCAGGGAACACAGAGAGGTCTTGACTACAGCATGGCACCGGGACAGTATGCGACACCGCATTACACACCGGGACAGTATTCTCAGAGAACATCTGATCAGGCTCCTTCTTTCAATCAGCCAAAGGCTCCGCAGGGAAGCAGAGTGAAAGAACAGTCCATTAAGATTCCGGATTTCTTTAAGAGATAA
- a CDS encoding MBL fold metallo-hydrolase, translating into MKLTFIGAAHEVTGSCHLLETNGKHILIDCGMEQGPDLYENQELPVTAGEIDYVLLTHAHIDHSGLLPLLYKNGFTGQIVTTFATADLCNIMLRDSAHIQEFEAEWRNRKARRSGAELYEPLYKMQDALGAIEHLAPCGYNQIIDLCDGVRVRFTDIGHLLGSASIEIWIKEADVEKKIVFSGDVGNVNQPIIKDPTPVRSADYVVIESTYGDRTHGDEIPDYVTEFTRILRETFQKGGNVVVPSFAVGRTQELLYFIREIKEKNLLPEFPGFEVYVDSPLAIEATHVFTKNMRECFDEDALALVNAGINPLIFPGLKTTITSEESKQINADERPKVIISASGMCEAGRIRHHLKHNLWRKENTILFVGYQAVGTLGRKLLEGAQVVKLFGETIEVHARIESLRGISGHADMNGLLGWLDGFEKKPEQVFVVHGEDQVTDSFAQTITDRFGIPAFAPYSGGMVDLASGKILTEGVKQPKKSVEKPSTARARSAFERVIAAARHLMNVVLKNEGLANKDLAKFESQIHNLADKWDRDDVDL; encoded by the coding sequence ATGAAATTAACATTCATAGGAGCAGCGCATGAGGTGACAGGAAGCTGTCATTTACTGGAAACGAACGGGAAACACATTTTGATTGACTGTGGTATGGAGCAGGGGCCGGATTTGTATGAGAATCAGGAACTGCCGGTAACAGCAGGGGAAATCGATTATGTACTTTTAACACATGCACATATTGATCATTCAGGTTTGCTCCCTTTGCTTTATAAAAATGGATTTACAGGACAGATTGTTACCACATTTGCTACAGCAGATCTTTGTAACATTATGCTTCGTGACAGTGCCCATATTCAGGAATTCGAGGCTGAGTGGCGCAACCGCAAGGCAAGGCGTTCCGGAGCAGAATTATATGAGCCGCTGTACAAGATGCAGGATGCGTTGGGGGCAATCGAACATCTTGCACCGTGCGGCTATAACCAGATCATAGATCTGTGTGATGGTGTCCGGGTAAGATTTACAGATATAGGACATTTGCTCGGATCGGCAAGTATTGAAATCTGGATCAAGGAAGCGGATGTGGAGAAGAAGATTGTCTTTTCCGGTGATGTAGGTAATGTGAATCAGCCGATTATTAAAGATCCGACACCGGTAAGATCCGCAGACTATGTTGTGATTGAATCCACTTATGGCGACCGGACGCACGGAGATGAGATACCGGATTATGTGACAGAATTTACAAGAATCCTTCGGGAGACATTTCAAAAAGGCGGCAATGTTGTCGTACCTTCCTTTGCGGTTGGCCGTACGCAGGAACTGCTGTATTTCATTCGTGAGATCAAAGAGAAGAATCTGCTTCCGGAGTTTCCGGGCTTTGAAGTGTATGTAGACAGCCCGCTTGCAATTGAAGCAACGCATGTATTTACAAAGAATATGAGGGAGTGCTTTGACGAAGATGCACTGGCTCTTGTGAATGCGGGAATCAACCCACTGATCTTTCCGGGATTAAAGACAACGATTACAAGCGAAGAGTCAAAACAGATCAATGCAGACGAGCGGCCGAAAGTAATCATTTCCGCTTCAGGTATGTGTGAAGCAGGTCGGATTCGCCATCATTTGAAACATAATCTCTGGAGAAAAGAGAATACGATTCTGTTTGTCGGATATCAGGCAGTAGGAACGCTTGGACGTAAGCTCCTTGAGGGAGCCCAGGTTGTGAAGCTCTTTGGAGAGACGATCGAGGTTCATGCGAGGATCGAATCTCTTCGCGGTATCAGTGGTCACGCAGATATGAATGGACTGCTTGGATGGCTTGATGGATTTGAAAAGAAACCGGAGCAGGTATTTGTAGTACATGGCGAGGATCAGGTTACAGATTCCTTTGCTCAGACGATTACGGACAGATTTGGGATTCCGGCATTTGCACCGTATTCCGGCGGAATGGTAGATCTCGCTTCCGGAAAGATTCTGACAGAAGGCGTAAAACAACCGAAGAAGAGTGTTGAGAAGCCGTCTACTGCAAGAGCACGCAGTGCATTTGAACGTGTCATTGCAGCTGCAAGACACCTCATGAATGTTGTTTTGAAGAATGAGGGGCTTGCCAATAAAGATCTGGCGAAGTTTGAATCACAGATTCATAATCTGGCTGATAAATGGGACAGAGATGATGTGGATCTGTAA